A window of bacterium contains these coding sequences:
- a CDS encoding adenosylhomocysteinase, with product MNYDIKDKNLHKSGKARIEWADALMPVLKQIREEYAKSKPLKGVKISACLHVTTETANLMRTLKAGGADAMLCASNPLSTQDDVAASLVIDYAIPVFAIKGESNDVYYKHLNQVLDNKPHITMDDGADLVSTIHSKRKELLKNIKGGTEETTTGVIRLKAMAQKGALKFPIIAVNDSKTKYLFDNRYGTGQSTIDGILRSTNVLLAGKNFVVCGYGWCGRGVAMRAHGLGANVIVTEIDPVKALEARLDGFRVMPSKEAIKIADIVLTVTGDINVVDKHHFLDAKDGIILANSGHFDVEINKKELQKLSVETREVRPCVQLYKLKSGKRIYLLTEGRLVNLSAAEGHPAEVMDMSFANQALAAKYTIENAQKLKNQVYKIPEELDARIAQLKLKALGVEIDTLTKEQKEYLQSWEIGT from the coding sequence ATGAATTACGATATAAAGGATAAAAATTTACATAAATCAGGTAAAGCACGAATAGAATGGGCAGATGCCTTAATGCCTGTTTTAAAGCAAATAAGAGAAGAATACGCAAAGTCGAAACCACTAAAGGGCGTGAAAATAAGTGCTTGCTTGCATGTGACTACCGAAACTGCCAACTTAATGCGGACACTCAAAGCAGGTGGAGCAGACGCAATGTTATGCGCTTCGAATCCATTGTCCACGCAAGACGATGTTGCCGCATCTCTGGTTATTGACTATGCCATACCCGTATTTGCGATAAAAGGCGAATCTAATGATGTCTACTATAAACACCTAAATCAGGTGCTTGATAACAAACCGCATATAACTATGGATGACGGAGCTGATTTAGTATCTACAATACACTCTAAAAGAAAAGAGTTGTTGAAAAATATAAAGGGTGGAACAGAGGAGACAACGACAGGAGTCATAAGGCTTAAAGCTATGGCTCAAAAAGGAGCACTTAAATTTCCCATCATAGCGGTAAATGATTCCAAAACAAAATACTTATTTGATAATCGCTATGGAACAGGACAATCTACTATAGATGGGATATTAAGAAGCACTAATGTTCTGCTTGCAGGTAAAAACTTTGTCGTTTGCGGATACGGATGGTGCGGACGTGGAGTTGCGATGAGAGCTCACGGGCTTGGTGCAAATGTGATTGTGACTGAAATTGACCCTGTTAAAGCATTGGAAGCAAGACTTGACGGGTTCAGAGTAATGCCATCAAAAGAAGCAATAAAAATAGCCGATATTGTGCTTACGGTTACCGGTGATATAAATGTCGTGGATAAACATCATTTCTTAGATGCAAAAGATGGAATTATACTTGCAAATTCAGGACACTTTGACGTAGAAATAAATAAAAAAGAATTACAGAAACTCTCCGTAGAGACTCGCGAGGTTAGACCTTGTGTCCAATTATACAAATTAAAATCAGGCAAACGAATCTATTTATTAACGGAAGGCAGACTTGTTAATTTATCGGCAGCAGAAGGACACCCGGCAGAAGTAATGGATATGTCGTTTGCAAACCAGGCATTAGCTGCTAAGTATACCATAGAAAACGCCCAAAAACTAAAAAATCAGGTCTATAAAATTCCTGAAGAACTAGATGCTCGCATAGCACAATTAAAATTAAAAGCCCTTGGAGTAGAAATAGATACGCTTACAAAAGAACAGAAAGAATATCTACAATCCTGGGAAATCGGAACATAA
- the gcvH gene encoding glycine cleavage system protein GcvH, translating into MEFPENLKYTPTHEWLKVEGDKGSFGITDFAQSELSDVVFVEFKPVGTKVEKGKSVGTIEAVKAVSDIFAPVSGEIIEVNTKVTTSPDLINKSPYNDGWLVKIKIANSNEVTTLLSKSDYEKIAHH; encoded by the coding sequence ATGGAATTTCCGGAAAATTTAAAATATACCCCCACTCATGAATGGTTAAAAGTAGAAGGTGACAAAGGAAGTTTCGGAATTACGGATTTTGCCCAGTCCGAACTTTCGGATGTAGTATTCGTTGAATTCAAACCCGTAGGAACAAAAGTAGAAAAAGGCAAATCTGTCGGAACAATTGAAGCGGTTAAAGCCGTCTCGGATATTTTTGCTCCCGTATCCGGAGAAATTATTGAAGTGAATACGAAAGTTACAACTAGCCCGGACCTTATCAATAAAAGCCCGTATAATGATGGATGGCTGGTAAAAATCAAAATTGCAAATTCCAATGAAGTAACAACATTACTTTCTAAATCAGACTACGAAAAAATAGCACACCATTAA
- a CDS encoding DUF933 domain-containing protein, producing the protein MKIGIVGQETSGKTTIFKLLTSQINMPPSAKPLIWTMDIKDSRLDFLASVFKPKKLTYVKLELNDIPGFSKSGLALLQTMDALIYVIPFWGSFNNPLKHLSDLQSELILRDIEMCENAIKKADSPQTSELLKKCKASLDESIPLSKITLTEEEEKSLRGFGFLSQKPSIVILNTDNQEKDNKELLAFQEKNILPLLIINASIELEILELDSDDRVTYCKEFGIEKPIIDRFSETAYTPFKLAVFFTVGEDEVRGWQITAGAKASVAAGKVHSDIERGFIKADIIGFEDFKKVLATVSSPAIALKTAKGNGLLQVVDKDYIVKDGDIIEFKFNV; encoded by the coding sequence ATGAAAATAGGAATCGTAGGACAAGAAACTTCAGGAAAAACAACAATATTCAAGTTGCTTACTTCCCAGATAAATATGCCACCATCCGCTAAACCACTAATATGGACAATGGACATTAAAGACTCGAGACTTGATTTTCTTGCCTCTGTCTTTAAACCCAAAAAACTTACCTATGTGAAGCTTGAACTAAACGATATCCCCGGATTTTCAAAATCCGGCTTGGCATTACTCCAGACAATGGATGCTCTGATTTACGTCATCCCATTCTGGGGGAGTTTTAATAACCCCCTAAAACACCTATCCGACCTGCAATCTGAACTTATTTTAAGAGATATTGAAATGTGTGAAAATGCAATAAAGAAGGCTGATTCTCCTCAAACATCCGAATTACTAAAAAAATGTAAAGCCTCGCTTGACGAATCAATCCCTTTAAGCAAAATAACTCTAACTGAGGAAGAAGAAAAATCCTTACGGGGATTCGGCTTTCTATCACAAAAACCGTCAATCGTTATATTAAACACGGATAATCAGGAAAAAGATAATAAAGAACTCTTAGCATTCCAAGAGAAGAATATTCTCCCATTGCTTATTATTAATGCATCTATTGAACTTGAAATTTTAGAACTTGATTCGGATGACAGAGTAACATATTGTAAAGAATTTGGCATAGAAAAGCCCATCATTGATAGATTTTCGGAAACCGCTTACACTCCATTCAAATTAGCAGTCTTCTTTACGGTAGGAGAAGATGAAGTCAGGGGGTGGCAAATAACGGCAGGAGCGAAAGCATCCGTAGCCGCAGGAAAAGTCCACTCTGACATAGAACGTGGATTTATAAAAGCAGATATAATAGGATTTGAAGACTTTAAAAAAGTTTTAGCTACGGTTTCTTCACCCGCAATTGCCCTGAAAACAGCAAAAGGCAATGGATTATTACAAGTCGTAGATAAAGACTACATAGTTAAAGATGGGGATATTATAGAATTCAAATTCAACGTATAA
- the lpxA gene encoding acyl-ACP--UDP-N-acetylglucosamine O-acyltransferase, which yields MPNLIHKSAIIDKSAIIGDNVTIGAYSIIEKGVEIKDGTEIGPFVRITGNTKIGSKCKIYENVSIGNPPQDVKFKGEQIYIEIGDNNILRESVTIHGGAGTPTTIGNNNFLMCYVHIAHNCKLGSNIIIANATQISGVVEIEDYAFISGLCPVHQFTRIGGHSMIAGGYRVPKDVIPYSLAASDPLKIHGLNIVGLKRRNFPPKTIKTLKQAFQILLFSNLNTSQALKEMKKELPLIPEVKHLLKFIETSKRGIVK from the coding sequence ATGCCTAATTTAATTCATAAAAGCGCAATCATAGACAAATCTGCAATTATTGGAGATAACGTAACCATAGGTGCTTATAGTATTATAGAAAAAGGCGTAGAAATAAAAGATGGAACGGAAATAGGTCCTTTTGTCAGAATAACCGGAAATACAAAAATTGGTTCGAAATGTAAAATATACGAAAATGTATCAATAGGCAATCCTCCCCAGGATGTAAAATTTAAAGGAGAACAAATTTATATTGAAATCGGAGATAATAATATCCTGAGAGAATCTGTAACTATTCACGGTGGAGCCGGAACTCCAACAACTATAGGAAATAACAATTTTTTAATGTGTTATGTTCATATAGCGCATAATTGTAAACTTGGGAGTAATATAATAATAGCCAATGCGACTCAAATTTCGGGAGTGGTAGAAATAGAAGACTATGCTTTTATATCCGGTCTATGCCCTGTTCACCAATTTACACGAATCGGTGGACATAGTATGATTGCCGGAGGATATAGAGTTCCAAAAGATGTTATACCCTACTCCTTAGCCGCATCTGACCCCTTAAAGATTCACGGGTTAAACATTGTAGGACTTAAAAGACGTAACTTCCCACCAAAGACTATTAAAACATTAAAACAAGCATTCCAGATTTTATTGTTCTCAAACTTAAACACTTCACAAGCACTTAAAGAGATGAAAAAAGAATTACCCTTAATCCCCGAAGTCAAACATCTCTTAAAATTTATAGAAACATCCAAACGCGGAATAGTAAAATAA
- the nth gene encoding endonuclease III codes for MSNLESINPDKREKVKKIISTLQLRYGTTTRRDSPFYILISTLLSQRTKDETTDKVSTQLFLKYKTPDNFNKAPVKAIESLIKSIGFYRVKAQRIKEISNILITKFNSKVPNNFDDLVSLPGIGPKTANCVLFYGFGIPALAVDTHVHRISNRLGLVKTTKPEDTEKHLKPIIPQKYWGWINYALVSFGKEICRPIGPKCIGCNLTKICNYKKQQEKK; via the coding sequence ATGTCAAATTTAGAGTCAATTAACCCCGATAAACGGGAAAAAGTAAAAAAAATAATAAGCACACTCCAATTGAGATATGGAACAACCACTAGAAGAGACAGCCCTTTCTATATACTTATTTCTACCCTTCTTTCCCAGCGAACAAAAGATGAAACTACAGATAAAGTAAGTACCCAATTATTCCTGAAATATAAAACACCGGACAATTTTAACAAAGCACCTGTTAAAGCAATAGAATCCTTAATAAAAAGCATCGGGTTTTACAGGGTAAAAGCACAACGAATAAAGGAAATATCAAATATTCTGATAACTAAATTTAATTCAAAAGTCCCCAATAATTTTGACGACTTGGTTTCTCTTCCGGGTATAGGGCCTAAAACCGCTAATTGTGTATTGTTTTACGGTTTTGGCATACCTGCTCTCGCAGTAGATACACACGTTCATCGCATATCCAACAGGTTAGGTCTTGTAAAAACAACTAAACCGGAAGATACTGAAAAACATTTAAAACCCATTATTCCTCAAAAATACTGGGGATGGATAAATTACGCTCTGGTAAGCTTTGGAAAAGAAATTTGCCGACCAATAGGACCTAAATGTATAGGATGTAATCTCACAAAAATATGTAACTACAAAAAACAACAGGAGAAAAAATGA
- a CDS encoding GWxTD domain-containing protein — protein MLFFLFLSTIELNFSYHTGVFLNKDSTEGLRIFYEIPSNQLIYIKSNNNFFANYEISAILIRNKKEIGDIWTEKFQQDSTIKKIKNKVELPVSPGTYYLILKIRDLNSQKTGEKKDKITVEKIEKSLLSFSSRNFNSETKRLNLEIYNFCNSPFKVLCKIDNITDSIIIDNTNFINEVSFKFDSLKSGTHNFLLSACPSNGNTCDFVTDTLYVKEPFWVKDWGSKVKQLFYIANNKEIDSLIKTPVLKRETEWLNFWQKKESQYKYEGIETEYFNRVDYANANFEKGKQGWQTDRGKIYVLLGAPDEIESHPFEIGENPYEIWHYYSIETKFIFEDRNGFGDYVITYPAFINVKFRVN, from the coding sequence ATGTTATTTTTCTTGTTTTTAAGCACAATTGAATTAAATTTTTCTTACCATACCGGAGTCTTTCTCAATAAAGACAGCACGGAAGGACTAAGAATATTTTATGAAATTCCGTCTAATCAATTAATTTACATAAAATCAAACAATAACTTTTTTGCAAACTATGAAATTTCAGCTATTCTTATCCGGAACAAAAAGGAAATTGGTGATATCTGGACGGAAAAATTTCAACAAGACAGTACCATAAAAAAAATAAAGAATAAAGTAGAATTACCTGTTTCCCCCGGAACGTATTATTTAATACTCAAAATAAGAGATTTGAATTCACAAAAAACAGGAGAGAAAAAAGACAAAATAACCGTTGAAAAAATAGAAAAGTCCCTGTTATCTTTTTCAAGTAGAAATTTTAATTCCGAGACTAAAAGGTTGAATTTGGAAATATATAATTTCTGCAACTCGCCCTTCAAAGTCTTATGTAAAATAGATAATATCACAGATAGTATAATAATCGACAATACCAATTTTATAAATGAAGTTTCGTTCAAGTTTGATTCTCTTAAATCAGGAACACATAATTTTTTGCTCTCGGCTTGCCCATCTAATGGAAACACCTGTGATTTTGTAACCGACACACTATACGTTAAAGAACCTTTCTGGGTAAAAGATTGGGGGTCAAAAGTAAAACAGCTTTTTTATATCGCAAACAATAAAGAAATAGACTCGCTTATTAAAACACCTGTATTAAAAAGAGAAACAGAATGGTTAAATTTCTGGCAAAAAAAGGAATCGCAATACAAATACGAAGGAATTGAAACGGAATATTTTAATCGCGTAGATTACGCGAATGCTAATTTCGAGAAAGGGAAACAAGGATGGCAAACAGATAGAGGGAAAATATATGTACTATTGGGAGCGCCTGACGAAATAGAATCACACCCCTTTGAAATAGGTGAAAACCCTTACGAAATATGGCATTATTACTCAATAGAAACAAAATTTATTTTCGAAGACAGAAACGGATTTGGAGATTATGTAATCACATATCCGGCATTTATAAATGTCAAATTTAGAGTCAATTAA